The Flavobacterium sp. 140616W15 sequence GCCTGAAATGGCAATCCCATATCATAAATCATAACATTTTTGTTTCCAAAAACCCAGTGCAAACCTTCTTCTAATACTCTAACCAATTTTCTGTTCTCGAATACCAACCCTACTTGATATGCATTAATTTTAATTCTATTTATCATCACTATTTTTGTTTTTAGTTTTCTTTGTTTCAAGTTCAAACAAAGATTTTCTATTTTATTTACTATTTATTTCAAAAGCCAAATGCTTGACTTCAATTTTTTAACGGTTTGTTTTGCCACAGATTTCAAGGATTAAAATGATTTTCTCTAATCTCTATAAATCGTCTTTCTTCTATACTCTATTCTCTTTCCTCTATTCTCTATCCTCTATTCTCTATCCTAATCTTTAAATAAAAAAACTTCATTGCCTCTCTCCTCAGAGAAAAACGGACCAATAGTTTGTTATTTGTTTACTCCAATTGTTTTGCGATTCTATTTTGTAAAAGCGATTCTAAATTCTAAAAAAATCACTCGAACAATCAAATCGAAAAGAAAACGAGTTTTTCAAAATACATTGCTATTCGCACTGGTTTTATCATGAGTGTGAAATTTTGAACTTTACAATCCTAGTTCCACAGACAAAGACAAATCAGTTTTCTTTGGTTATGCATCTTTTTAAGAGTGATGCGCTCTAAACACAGATAAAAGTCTGTTGACATACCAATCGTCCAACCGAATCTGACTCCGGCGCAGGATTCGAACCTGCTACTTTCTATTGTTCTACCTGACTGAACTATCACATTGCTGTGAGTGGGAGTCGAACCCACGACCGATAGAGGAGATCGTTTTTTGGAAAACAATCAAAACCTCCAAATCAAGTTGCATAGAAAAACATAATACGCTTTCGCGAAAAGTTCCCTACAATGGTGCTATACAGAAACACGCAACAGGACTTGTTTGATATTTTTAAAACCATAGACCATCTTGTCTACAATTTCTTTATTTACTTTATTTAAAAGAACGTATTTTATTTCTTGAGCAAATATTCAAATCATACTGCGCAACTATTCTGCGTAGACAATTAGAAACTAGAAAACTTTTTTATTTAGCATCTAAAAAGAGACTTTTAAGCTCTTGAAAAAATGTCAACCAAAGTACAAAACCACTTCGTTTCACTTTGCGTATCTGCGACTTAGCGAGAGATTGATAAAATATAATGCGTAAAATTATTTTCTCACAAAGACGCCAAGGGGCTAAGTTTTAAAATCTTTATTCCGACAGCTATCGGAACTCTGTACCTCTGTACCTCTGCACCTTTGAACCTTTCCTCCTCTATGCCTTCAAAAAAAATTAGCGGCTCATACGGGAATCGAACCCGTTTCTCCCGAGAGACAGTCGGGAAGGTTAGCCAGTAACCCCAATGAGCCAGTTCCTTCTAGAGAACAATGTAATTCCGGAAGGACTCGAACCTCCATTCAGGGTTAATTAACCTCCCTTCTACCAATTGAAATACAGAATTATTTATTTTCGAGCATAAAAAAAGCACCCGATTAAAGGTGCTTCGTGAGATTTGATAAGATATACGTATCTTATTGCCAGTATCTATGCACCTGTATTGTAATAAATCCAAGATCGAAACTCGGGTTTAATAGTTGTTTTTTATATGTGTTATGAGTGAAATTCATTTTGTGTATTTTATTATATATTGAAATCATTGTCATTATTAGAAATTCGTTTTCCAAATTTTCTTCGGCAAAGATAAAGTCTAAAAAATCAATTATCCAAATCATTTTTAAATTTATTTTACTGGTAATCAATTGATTAACTCCTATTTAAAATCATAGAAATCCCTGTCCGCTTACATAAGCAGATCCTTAATTGTATCAAATGACTGTCTCTCATCAGATTACTTCTCAAGATTATATTTCGCTATTAGGTTTAATCATTAAACATTTTATCCTTTATTTTTTCAATTATTTTTATTTAAAAGTTATTTCCAGTCCAATTAGCATCATGTTGAACTGCATTATGATCACATTAAGCGAAGCCAAAATGTATCAAAAACAAAAAAAGCGTCCCGATATCAGGACGCTTTTATATTTTTATGTTGAATTTGAAACTACAATCTACTCTTCAATTCTATAAAATACATATCACATCCATAACCATCAGCAGGGAAACTCCCTACCAAACGATCGCTATATTGTTTTACTAACAGGTTCATATGTATATTCTTTATTTTCATTTCGAGGGCAAATGTAGGTCTTTTATTAATATAATTAAATAATCCTATGTAATTAATCCTGAAACATTTATCATTCTATCAAAAATAGCGACCAATAATCCCACATGTTTTTTTGGTTTACGTCAGAATAATTCCATATTTTTAAATATCTAATTATAAGATTCTATATCAATTCAGTCCCTATAATAGCATGAAAAAACACCTAAAATACATAGATGGGAATTCCGATAAATTTTGGCAAATTGAAGTTACAGGATTAGAATACACTGTTACTTATGGAAAAAATGGAACCAGTGGTACATCCCAAACAAAAAAATTTGCAACAGCTGATGAATGTTTAAAAACCGCCGAAAAATTAGTAGCCGAAAAAGAAAAAAAAGGATACTCAGAAACTGGTGATGTCACAATAGCTTCAAAACCAAAAACAGCCAAAAGCGCAAATGCTGATCTAATTTTACAAGAATACGATGCCATTATAAAATCTAAAAACATTGATTTAATATTGCCTTTCCTGCAAGAGAAATCAAAAGGAAATATTGAAGCCTTAAAAAAGCACATCAAGAAAAACAAACGCTATTGGATGACGTACACTGAGTTGTCTAAAGATCCAGATTACGTAAAAAAAGGCAAACATGATTACGGATGGGGAACTCGTGGAGATAAAATACAAAGTGATATCATTACATTAAGTGCTATTGCATTATTTGATAAAACTGACATTAATTCCTGGGATGAAACTCTAAATTTATTAAACGAAATAGACGAAAAAAAGCAAGTCCTGGATATTTTATTATGGGCAAAACCCAACTGGATAGGAACTTTTATACTAGACAAGATAAAAAAACAAGATTGGGTTGGCTTTAATTATCATATTCTACGAAAACTAGAAGATCAGGATTTATTACAATTTAATCCAGAATTATATGCTTTAACTTTAGCGGCAACTAATGAATGGCGAGCCAAGATGAAAACTCGAAAGTTCATTACTAATTCATTAAATGACAAGCTAACGTACCAAAGAGATATTCCGGAATTGTTTAATTATGAAACGATTCTTCATAACAGTTTCTTTAGAGATAATGATTCTCAAGCACATGATGAATTTCAAACTTGGGCAGTACTTTATAAATCGTTATTAGACGATAATAAAATGGAACGTACTTTCTTTATCGAAAATGCCATCCTGATTCAAACCAAAGAATGGAACAATAACCTGAAATCTTTTTTCAGAAAAAGAATCGAAGAGTTTAATGTAACAGCAGAAGAACTTATTATCCATCAGGAAAATATTTTCTCTTATTTACATAATCCGTATCCGCCAATAACAAGTTACGGAATCGAGCTTGTTAAAAAAATGTACGAGCATCCTAAATTCAAAACCAAATCATTTTTTGAATGGCTAGAACCTTTAATGATGCGTAGTGATTGCAAAGCTGCGATTAAAAGTGTACTGCCTGTTTTAGAAAAAATTGGTAAATCGAATCCTAAATTAAACAAAACGATTGCATCAATTATAGCTGACGTTTTTGTAATTTCAGATTTAGCATTACAAGAACGAGCGAGTAAGATAATTGTAAAAATTGCAACCGAAAAAGACGCTGTACTTAAAGAGAAACTATCTTCTTATGTTACTTTGATGCAAGGAAATATTAAATCGGGATTAAGCAATTTTATTGATAATGAAGCTTTAGCGGTTGACGATTCTAATCTCGAAGAATATATATTTGCTCCTAAAAAAGAAGTCTTACTTATCGAAGAAGTACAGCTTCCTACTGATTGGAATGACGTTGTATTTCAGTTCGGAAACTTTATCGGTTCAGAAGAAGTACTGGATACTGAAATTCTATTGAACGTATATATCATGCAAAGGGATTTGTTCCCTTCTGATTATTCAGCACAATTACAACCTTATTTAAAACAACTGCAAAAGAGCTATTTTGAAAGTGTAAATAAAGATTATGTGAAAACCTTTTTGATGGATAAAATTATAAACATCGAAAATAAATTCAATAGCAAGCATAAACACTATTCTAAAATCAATACGCTGCTGTTAGCACAACCATTATTGGAGAAAGTACAGCAAAAAATAAATGAAAATTCGGTTTTACCTCTACTCTCTTTCCCTAGCCATAAACCGTATTGGGTTGCTCCTAAGGTTTTATTAGAAAGGGTTATTGCCTATCAAAATACAAACGAAGAAATTGATTTTCTAGATTTAAGCATTGCTATTTCGCGAATGCCAAGGGAAAATACCAAAGAAGCTATGCCGCTATTGGATAAAATAGAAGGAGAACTGAAACAGTTATTATCCTTTTGTTTGGGAGTAGATCAAAAATTAAATTTAGGTTCCGAATCTCTATTTTCGAAACTATTGGCAACAATGGGAAAAACAACCAAAGAAACTGGAATATTATCTCTTTGGGCTGTAGCAGCAAGAACATTTTATCCAAATGATACTTTCACCGAATTTGAAAATACATATTTAAAAGAGGTTCCTTTTGTAGTTTCTTCATTTGTACCTCAGGTTAAATTTAAAGAAAAATGGAATGAATGGACCAACTATCAAACCAAACAAAAAGAGAGAACTCCATCTTGGTATGAACTCCGATTTGACTTGCCTAATTACTCAAAAATTCCAAATTATTTATTGTACAGCCTGGATATCTATCAGCGCCCTAATAGTTGGGATTATTTACTTAATTCAGCAGGAAATACCAATTACTGGCACAGTCTAACGCCACAAAATGATGATGCACTTGCTATAACGCTATTGCAAAATTGTGGTACTGGCGATGGATCAAAACCTGATTTAAAAGGTTTTCTGGATATTATAAATCGTCCTGAGTTTACATTTTCAGACACTTCTTTGCTTTTATATGCTTGTAGTTTCTTTCAGGAAAAGAAAGACATCCGATTAATGGCTTCTGAGGTTTTGATTAATTTGATCGAAAAACAAGCGATTGATATGGATGTTTTTGCTCAGAAACTGGCTTTCTTAGCAACTGGAAAATATGGCGTATTCTTACGAATGGTTGATGGATTAATTGCTATAAAAGATGTTTCGCCATTGCATAACGATGCTTTACTGAAGTTGTTCAATTCCTTTTTTGAAAATCTTGATCTAAAAGACAAGTTACCAACGAGCTTCAAAAAAATCGTCGAAAACTATCTAGATGTTTTAACCAAAACAAATCAAAAACCATCGCCTAAAGCAACTGTTTTCTTTGAGCAATGGAAAGATAATGCTTCGCTTAAATCATTGATTAAGCAAATTTTAAAATAAAGAAAAATGACTGATTTAGAATATAATTATAAAGGAATCTCTACATATAGCAAATCCAAAGGAATTAATAATTTGGTTTTGGCACATCAAACCGAAATAGAAGAAGTTAATAATATCCCTTGCTTTTTCTGGGGAAGTTTAACCGATCCTTATGTTACTGCAAAATGTTGGAGTACAATTGCCAAAGTGGTTCGTTCTAGTTTTGGCCCTGTTCCTCCAAGTCTTCGTGATCCGATTGTATCGGCAGGAGCTGAACGATTGCGTTTTGAAGGATTTTCGTCCTGCAATGGTGTTTATGTAAGATTAGACATGAAACCCGAAGCTATTGATGGCGAATTTATTGCCAACGGAACAACCAATGTCGATTTTAATGACCCAATGCTAAATGCACTGAATGCCATTCAAAAAAACGAAAAAGTAACCCTTGCCGTTGGTCAGCAAGAAGTACAGGTCATTACAACCAAAGCTAAAGTGACCGAAAAGAAAGTGACTTTACCCATGCGATGGATTAAAGGTTTAACGAGTGTGCAGCTTTATCTTGCCGACATGGATGTTAAATATGAATTGAATAAAATTCAGACCATTCAGTTATTTCAAAGTTTGCCAAAGGGAAGCGTAAAAGGAGATTTTTTTATCACCAAAAGAGCGGGGAAATTCATGTTCTCGACTTTGGCTACAAACGATAGCGTACGAATTGGCGGTGTACAGCGTTTGCGATTGTTAGAAGGAATTCTGGCAATTGTAGATAAAATTTACATCTACGAATCTTCAGATAAACAAACTTGTGCGATAGTTTCTGAATTTGGGAAAATGCAATTGTTAATGGCTTTTTCTCCCGATTCGTACCGTGGATTTTCGGGCGAAGGAAATGTTCTTGAAACCATGACCGAAAACTTACCAATAGAATGGGTTTACGGATTGAACAGTTTATTAAAATCGAATGAAACTTTTGATCCTACGATGCTTTCTATCGAAAACGATATTGATTTTGGTACAATGGATAATCTAACTTCTAATTTATCCTCAATGGGATTATTAGGCTATGATTTAAGCGAAAAAGCACATTTTTATAGACGTCTTCCTTTTAAAACCGAACGTATTTTGTCTTTAAATCCAAGACTCAAAAATGCCAAAAAATTAATCGATAATGAAGACATTGAAATCGTAGAACGCAGAGCCGATTATATTGAAGCCAAAGTAAAAGGTTCAGGCGTAATACACAAAGTGATTATCGAAGGATTAAACCAAAGATGTACTTGTGATTGGTTTACTGCCTATCAAGGCAAAAGAGGAATCTGCAAACATATTTTGGGAGTTAAAATGACAATTTCTTAAAGAATTAGATTTTACTCCTATAAAAAATCGCCCTGATAAAACTACCGTTTGGACACAAATATTAGTAATCAATTTTGAACACGAATTTCACGAATTTGCACAAATCTTAATAGATTGATTTAGTTTGTGAAATTAATTTCACAAACTAATTAGTGTTAATTAGTGAAATTCGTGTTTGTTTTGTACTTGTGTCCATACGATAGCTGATTCGGGCGATTTTTTACTTTTTAGTTTCTGTGTTAGTTTGCTTTTACTACACTAATTTTTTCTAGTGTTACTTTAGCATCTCCACCCCCGCTCTTTTTTATAATTACTTCAAAATCTTTATCAGTATCTAATAAATTATCCGAAATATAATAGGCAAAATTAAGTTTTACTCCACTTTCTGATTTTGAATGTACCTCATCCATTCCGTGATCATGGGCAATCCCAAAGAAAGTCATTGTCCCAACATATTGATCCGCCTTTCCTGGATAACGAAGATAAACCGTATAATAATCTTTAGGCTCTTTGTAAACTACTACATCTAGATTTAGTAGCATTTTAGAATTAGCACTTTTAAAAGCTTTATTAGTTCTTTTTGCTAATGTACTGCTTACTTTCTGAGTAAAACCAGTTGGCTCAAGTACCTTACCTACTTTCTGTTCCCAAATAACTTCTTCTTTAGCATCTTGAAATGAAATTTTATTTTTTCCTGTCTCATTTACCGCTACAACCGGAGTTTTAGATCCATAAAGCAACGTATCATATTGATAATCTAGGTTAAAAACGATATCGTAAACTTCCTTCATCGTGTAGGTAATGTGGTCTCCATTGGGAGCTATAAATTCATAAGACCAAGGGTTAGCTTCTAACTCTGCTAATGTAGGACGCTGGCCATATTCTGACACATCCCAAGATTCCCAAATACGATCAATCATACTATGATGTAACCAAAAAACAGGGTCAAATCCTGCTGATTCAACATTTGCCATTAAACCCGAAGTATTTGTTTGGAATATTTCATTATAATAGGTTTCGCTTGGTATTGCATATCCTCCACCTATAAGATTGTGCATATATCCATGAGGCGCACCTTCTAGGCTTCTAGTAAATCCACCCTTTCCGCCAAAAGAAGGATTTTTTTGCAATTCTGAAAGTGCCGATTGAATCTCACTTACCTGATTAGGAAGTATTGGTTTACCATCGTTAAGAATACTATATCTCGCTGCAGTATATAAAGAGCCCGATTTATTTCTTATGGGTGCCGCCATAATGTTATCTACCTTTTCCCTACTTCCGTAATTCCAATATGGGAGAGCAAAATCTTCTTTCCCAGATAATTCACGAACAATTTTCTCTAAATACCAAATGTACATTCTATGCCATAAAAGAAAATTTAAAGCAGCTCTATCAGATCCATTGTGTGTACAATCTGCCCATGCCCATAATTTATCTTTAATGTTTTTATACTCTGGGCAAAGTTTATTATCCCCATTAATTGTTTTCGGAACACTATGTATTGCCCCTTGATAATACCAAGAAATGCCGTTTTCACAACCTAATGCACGCATTTTTTCAAAGGCGATATTCATTGCTTCTAGATTAGCCCTTCCTTCGAACGTATTAACATTCCAACGCGTATATTTTGCATTGGCTTTACTCTGACCATAGGATAAACCTGTAATCAGGATAATTAAAAATAAGTTAGTAATTTTTTTCATTTGATTAGATTTAGGGTGAATATTAAATTGTCTATTTATATTAAAGTACTTCGACTTCAAAAGTTAAAATCTTAGAATAAGCAGGGTTTGCTTTGTCATAAATTTTAAATTTCACGGTTCCATTACCTATTTTGTTTACAGGAATTACATGAATAGCAATAAATCCTTGCTGATCTGGATTTAACTTACTAAAAGCTGATCCTTTTGGTATTCCTATCTGGCAAGCTCCATGCTGACACATCGAACAATCCCATTCTTTAGGAAATGTATTCGAGACTGTTTCCCAAACAAGGTATATGGGTTTGTTAGAAATATTTTCGACTTTAATTTTCGAAACATCTAATCGTTTATTCTTTAACAAACTTTCCTTATTTATTGCATTACCAACCACAGAAAAAGTAGGCTTGCTTTGTGCAAACGTGATGGAAAAAGATAAAAGAATAAAATAGCAGTATATTTTTTTCATAATTGGCTTTTTAAATTTTAATAGAAAACTGGAATACTAGCCTTGTAATACTCCTTTTTTGAAATCGGATCTATAAAATGATACATAATAGATTCCTTCTCTCCTACGTTTTCCAAAGAACTGAGTAATTCAATACATTCACTTGGTTGAAGCTGTACTTTATATCCATCAGACAATTTCATTATATTAGTCTCGTTTCCAGAGATTAACTGAAGTTTTGTATTAGATGGAAACACTATTTCATGAAGGTATAATCCAGCATTTACCAAACGAAGCAATACTGGTTCTTTTTTATGTGTTACCGATTGTAAACCTTTATTTTTAAGAACCGTTTCACCATTAATAAAAAAGTAATTAGGCTTATAAACTGGAAGAATTATTGGCTTATTTGTATAATCATATTCTGTACCCATAATGGCATCTGTATGCCATTTAGTATCTATTTCGTAACTACACCAGAGCACTTCGCTCAAGGGTTCAACTGTTGTAGCATGATTCTCTTTTGGACGTATAACTATCACTCCAAACATACCTGCCTGAAGATTAAAAGGATAATTTTCTGGACTATAATAAAGATAGGTTCCTGCTTTTTTAGCCTGAAAAGAATAAAAACCATGCTCCATATGATGAACTGGTTCTTTTATCTTCATTAGTTCCTTTTCCTTATTCAGTTGTAAGAATTCAATTTCCTTACAATACAAAGAGACAGGATTACCTTGAGAAATATTCCAAAAATCGATATTTACACTATCTCCAACCCTCACATCAATATAAGATCCTGGCAGAGTAACTTGTCCCGAAAGCGTGTTAGCAAAGCCAAAGGTTCTTATTTTTAAATTGCTACTAATAGCTAATTGCCCTGTTGTTCTGCCAATAATTAATCTTTCATTTTGAGCAACCAAAAATGTACTAACGAATAAAAAAGAAAATACTACTATAATTTTATTTCGTTTTTTCATTTATAAACTCAAATTAATAAATTAATATCCAACCAAGTTATTCGATATTACAATTCAAATTTAGAGCTATTTAAAAGCTAAAAACAGCGTATAAATACCTGATTTACAACAACAAAAATAATAAATTTAATTAAATTTATGAAACATAATTATCTCCCAAGCTTTCCATAAACAAAAAATACTTTTAAAATTAAAGTAAGAAAAAGCATATATTTACATTCTGCAAAAAACAACTCGAATACTATTTTATAGATTAATTGTGTTTTTTACGAATCTCTATTTTTTTAAAAAATTTTAATACCTTTGAATTTATGAGCACAGCAACTAAACCCAAACACATTGGCAGAAATATTAGCCGAATTAGAGAACTTCGTGGTATGAAACAAGAAGCGCTTGCACAAGCCATTGGTTCAAACCAACAAGCTATTTCCGGAATTGAAGGTAGCGAAGAAGTGGATGCTAAAAAACTGGTTGAAATTGCAAAAGCACTTGGCGTTACAGTAGAAGCTATCGAAAACTTTTCGGAAGAATCTGTTTTTAATTTCTTTAATAACTTTTACGATAATAGTGCTAATAATGGTCAGGGAAATGGAAACACTAATCATAATGCTTGTACTTTCAATCCTCTTGATAAGGTTGTGGAACTTTACGAACGTTTGGTTCAGGCTGAAAAAGAAAAAGTTGAATTTTTAGAAAATTTCATGAAAGGGAAATAATATTCTTTTTCTTTATATAATAGAAAAGCGCAAATCTTTGAGGTTTGCGCTTTTTTTGTTTTAAATTGTTGCTACGAAAGTTAAGAGTTTTCGCTGGGCGGGGGCAATCCAGCATAACGTTCCCTTACTGCAAGTTGTTTGGGATTAAATTAAGTCTTATTTTCGGATTTTGCCGAAATATCCCAGATACAAAACCAACTTTCCATTAAGCCAAATGCCCAAATCCGTTGTACTAGCTATTACAAGAAGCCTTACTTTTTTTAGTGGTGTATTTATAACTACTACTCCACATTAAACTCCCCAGTAACTCTAAAATAAGTTAGACCATAACTGTCTTTAAATTTTTCAGTTTTTAAATTTGGTTGATAAACTTCTTTAAAATCAAATTTCTTTTTTACGGCGTACCACTTTTTTTCAAATTTATATTCTTTTCCAATATATCCTTCAGTAAAATAAATAACATCATTTTTTATACTCCCATTTACATGATCATACCATTCTTTAAATGGAGTTTTGTTTCTTTTACTTGTTTTTATGAAATCATTTGTAATTTCGAAACCTCCAAAATCTTCAACGCTCACAGGTTTTATTAATTTAATAATTCCATTTTCAGGAGGACTAAAAAACGTACTACTCAAATCAAATGTACTCAAACAAAAACGACCCTCGTCAGAATAAATAACAAATGTTACAGATTGTTTGCCTTCATCGATAAATGTGCCAAACGTTTGTGTTTCGGTTTGACTGTAATAAATATAAACTTGGTTTACTTTTAGAAATGGACTTTTGATTACGTTTTGTTTTTTAATAGAATCTTTATAGGTTAAAAAGTCTTTAAAATGTTGAAAAGATCTTTTAACACTTGGGTCAAGTCCTTTAGCAATCTGATAACTACGATATTCATCATTAATATCTATTTTTTTACTACTACAATTAATAAAAAGTAACAGTAATAAAAATACAATTATTTTATTTATCATCTATTATTTTTGTTTTCTTCCTCTAATTTATAAAATTCTTGCAATAATTTTGCTTTTGTTGGGATTTCTGCATCCAAATAAGTTTTTAGCCTTTCTAAATCGGGCTTTTTTGAATCTTCTTTGTACACCACAAATAAATGATGAAAAGTTGGGCTAGACTTTAAACTCATACTTATTTCATAGTTTTGTTTGTCTTTTTTATACTTTATTAAATCATTTTCATACTTAATTTTGTCTTCATTATATTTTTTATTTAGCTTCTCATTTGAGTTGTCTAAAGGTTCTTTTGGCATTTTCGGTTCTTTTGGCACAGAAGGAAAAGCAATTGTATCGTGCATTTTGTTAGATGACCAAAATGTTCCATAACCAAACTTGGTTGATGTGTTCAAATTACCATCGGCATCAGTGAAAGAAAATGTTTCTTGCCCACGATTTAGCAAAACATCAAATAATTTTTGATGGTCATAGTTGTGACCGTCAATATTTTTATCAAGATTGTAAGGGTTATTATTATTTGATTTTCCGTAGTACAAATCAAATGCATAAGCCATACTTATTTTGTCTGTTAATTTGGCTTGCATATTTACACCTGCCGACCAGTATTGGTCGGAATCCATGCCAAGAAATAGTGGGGGTTTATAAATGTCATTGTAAGACGAAATCATAAAATTGCCTAACTTGATAGATGCACCACCCACAATTTGATTTCTGTTTGGGTTGTCTTGGGAATTGTACGGGTCTTTTATTCTATTTCCAGCTTTATCATAATTATTAGTACCTTTTCCTGAACTTAATACTCCTGTTGAACCCACAGTAAAAGCATATTCATAGGGATTGTTTATCCCCGAACCAGTAAAGTTTGTAAACAAATTCATATTGAGAGAGTTTCCTGTTTTAACTCCCAATGTTACGGCAGGGGTGAGTGTAGCATTAAATAAATTACGGCTTAATGATGAAGTACCAGGGGCACCGTAACCATAATAAGCTAAAGCAGCATTTAAACTTGGCATTAAATGCATATCGCCTGCTCTTGCCACTTCTTTTGAAATTCCTGCATACAAACTTGCTGAAAAACCACCATTAAGACTAAAACTAAATTTCAATCCCATATTTAAAGGTGGGTCACTAGGACCAAGACTAGCACTTGAATCTTCATAGTCATCAAAATCTACTGGATTTGGACCCCCTCGTGTATTTCTATTTTGTCTATAATGATTTGTTTGCGGTTTTATGGTTTCTTCTTTAGGGAAACTAATTTCTAAATTTCCGTTATAGTTTGGCGATTCCAATTTTGCAATAATTACTATGGTATTACCCAAAGCGTCAAACTTGAAAAGGTCGTAGTCATATATTTCTAAATTATCTTTGGGGCTTAAATCGTCTTTTAGAAGTGTATCGATATATTTCCCATAAGATGTTGTGAGTCCTGAAGCTAATTTTATTTTTTTGTCATTGTCTTTCTCTATATTTTTTAAATCATGTTCCCAAACTACAATTTTTTCATTTTGTACATCATAAAAAGCAATATCACTTGAATGTGGATTTTAGAAACTATAATTGATGGATTAACAACTTTTCCATCTGCAATTTTTTTGTACAATTTGTAAACAATACCTGTATTGTCTTCAGTAAATTTTGTAACCATTTCAGAAGCTACACTTTTAATGTGATCGTGAATATAAGTACTTTCTAGCTTAAACTCACTTTCTTTAATTTCATTTTTTGGTATTTCAAAATTTGGTTCACCAAATACAACACCATCTTTTCCTTTGACTATAATTTTTTTATTTGAGATTAACTTTAAGTCATCCTTTGTTGCTACTATTGATATTTTTTCAGCGATTTCGATTATTTCTCCTGCAATAACTGTATGTGTACCTTTTACATTGATATACATATTCTTGGCTTTTTTGCATATTCCCATAATTCTATAATTTTTCGATGTTTTTTG is a genomic window containing:
- a CDS encoding helix-turn-helix domain-containing protein, producing the protein MSTATKPKHIGRNISRIRELRGMKQEALAQAIGSNQQAISGIEGSEEVDAKKLVEIAKALGVTVEAIENFSEESVFNFFNNFYDNSANNGQGNGNTNHNACTFNPLDKVVELYERLVQAEKEKVEFLENFMKGK
- a CDS encoding polymorphic toxin type 23 domain-containing protein; translated protein: MGNTIVIIAKLESPNYNGNLEISFPKEETIKPQTNHYRQNRNTRGGPNPVDFDDYEDSSASLGPSDPPLNMGLKFSFSLNGGFSASLYAGISKEVARAGDMHLMPSLNAALAYYGYGAPGTSSLSRNLFNATLTPAVTLGVKTGNSLNMNLFTNFTGSGINNPYEYAFTVGSTGVLSSGKGTNNYDKAGNRIKDPYNSQDNPNRNQIVGGASIKLGNFMISSYNDIYKPPLFLGMDSDQYWSAGVNMQAKLTDKISMAYAFDLYYGKSNNNNPYNLDKNIDGHNYDHQKLFDVLLNRGQETFSFTDADGNLNTSTKFGYGTFWSSNKMHDTIAFPSVPKEPKMPKEPLDNSNEKLNKKYNEDKIKYENDLIKYKKDKQNYEISMSLKSSPTFHHLFVVYKEDSKKPDLERLKTYLDAEIPTKAKLLQEFYKLEEENKNNR